From the genome of Pseudomonas sp. Teo4, one region includes:
- a CDS encoding FAD-dependent oxidoreductase, giving the protein MASTAKQQNYDVVIVGGAVNGSATAYFLANNPDFKGSVLVIERDWTYNKSATALSSSSIRQQFSNPINIEISKFGAEFVRNFPEVMEVDGDRPDLAFHENGYLFLGEDKGYEVLRRLHDTQVSHGADVHLLDPEQLKRKFPWVNIDSLAGASYGQSGEGWFDSLGMLQGFRRKARSMGIEYIENEVVAIQREGDRITGVQLASGERIGCGLLVNCAGTRGTKVARMAGLDIPVEPRRRSLFVFDCRTPLEGTVPLTIDPTGVFFRPEGKFYLGGTYPKNDPEVDFEDFDVLHDEFDEEVWPILAERVPAFEGIKVVNFWAGHYDFCVLDHNAIVGPHNEVSNFLFCNGFSGHGLQQAPAIGRGLSELITYGGYRSLDLGALSYQRVIDNKPFLEDSVI; this is encoded by the coding sequence ATGGCTTCTACCGCTAAACAACAGAACTACGATGTGGTGATCGTCGGCGGCGCGGTCAACGGCAGCGCCACTGCGTATTTCCTGGCCAACAACCCGGACTTCAAAGGCTCGGTGCTGGTCATCGAACGTGACTGGACCTACAACAAGTCGGCCACCGCGCTGTCGAGCAGCTCGATCCGCCAGCAATTCTCCAACCCGATCAACATCGAAATCTCCAAGTTCGGCGCCGAGTTCGTGCGCAACTTCCCCGAGGTGATGGAGGTGGATGGCGACCGCCCGGACCTGGCCTTCCATGAGAACGGCTACCTGTTCCTCGGCGAGGACAAAGGCTACGAGGTGCTGCGTCGCCTGCATGACACCCAGGTGTCCCACGGCGCCGACGTGCATCTGCTCGACCCCGAGCAGCTCAAGCGCAAGTTCCCCTGGGTCAACATCGACAGCCTCGCTGGCGCCAGCTATGGCCAGAGCGGCGAGGGCTGGTTCGACAGCCTGGGGATGCTTCAGGGCTTCCGGCGCAAGGCGCGTTCGATGGGTATCGAGTACATCGAGAACGAAGTGGTCGCTATCCAGCGTGAAGGCGACCGCATCACTGGCGTGCAGCTGGCCAGTGGCGAGCGCATCGGTTGCGGCTTGCTGGTCAACTGTGCCGGCACCCGTGGCACCAAGGTGGCGCGCATGGCTGGCCTGGACATTCCGGTGGAGCCGCGCCGTCGTTCGCTGTTCGTGTTCGACTGCCGCACGCCGCTGGAAGGCACCGTGCCGCTGACCATCGACCCGACCGGTGTGTTCTTCCGCCCTGAAGGCAAGTTCTACCTGGGCGGCACCTACCCGAAAAACGACCCGGAAGTGGACTTTGAAGACTTCGACGTACTGCACGACGAGTTCGATGAAGAGGTCTGGCCGATTCTCGCCGAGCGCGTGCCAGCCTTCGAAGGTATCAAGGTGGTGAACTTCTGGGCCGGGCACTACGACTTCTGCGTACTCGACCACAACGCCATCGTCGGCCCGCACAACGAGGTGAGCAACTTCCTGTTCTGCAACGGCTTCAGCGGCCATGGCCTGCAGCAGGCGCCGGCCATCGGCCGTGGTCTGTCCGAGCTGATCACCTATGGCGGCTACCGTTCGCTCGACCTGGGCGCGCTGTCCTACCAGCGGGTGATCGACAACAAGCCGTTCCTGGAAGACTCGGTCATCTGA
- a CDS encoding thiamine pyrophosphate-binding protein: MSKADVKRSGGQVLVDALRVNGVERAFCVPGESYLAVLDALHDVQDEIDLIVCRQEGGSAYMAEAYGKLTGKPGICMVTRGPGATNASVGVHTAFQDSTPMILFIGQVARDQIEREAFQEVDYRRMFGQMAKWVVQIDDAARIPELVNQAFQRAISGRPGPVVVALPEDMLTDLVQVPDARPAQRVEAAPAPEALTELQQLLGKASKPLVIAGGGGWNAAAVADLKRFVQAQNLPLAASFRCQDLFDNTDPHYAGDLGLAAGPVLVDAVKQSDLLIVVGARLGEMTTGGYALVDIPTPKQALVHVHASAEEIGRVYQPTLGINAGPASFLSQAAALPAVKPEAFADWTASLNSGYRGNFETPRSPGDVQMSEVIAWLNKTLPADSILTCGAGNYTGWVHRGYQHRAFRTLLGPTNGSMGYGVPAAVAAKLTYPQRTVVAFAGDGCFMMNGQELATAMHYDARLITIVVNNGMYGTIRMHQERSYPGRVSGTELHNPDFAALARAYGLHGETVTRTEDFAAAFERCQASGKPALIEVQVDPEALTPRMTLSQIRDKALQAKR; encoded by the coding sequence ATGAGCAAGGCTGATGTGAAGCGCAGTGGCGGCCAGGTACTGGTCGATGCACTGCGGGTAAACGGCGTCGAGCGCGCCTTCTGTGTGCCGGGCGAAAGCTACCTGGCGGTGCTCGATGCGCTGCACGACGTACAGGATGAGATCGACCTGATCGTCTGTCGCCAGGAGGGCGGGTCGGCCTACATGGCCGAGGCCTATGGCAAGCTGACCGGCAAGCCGGGTATCTGCATGGTCACCCGTGGCCCTGGTGCCACCAACGCTTCGGTGGGGGTGCACACCGCGTTCCAGGACTCGACGCCGATGATTCTGTTCATTGGCCAGGTGGCCCGTGACCAGATCGAGCGCGAGGCTTTCCAGGAGGTCGATTACCGCCGCATGTTTGGTCAGATGGCCAAGTGGGTGGTGCAGATCGACGACGCGGCGCGCATCCCTGAGTTGGTCAACCAGGCCTTCCAGCGCGCCATCAGTGGTCGTCCAGGCCCCGTGGTGGTGGCCCTGCCGGAAGACATGCTCACCGACCTGGTCCAGGTGCCGGACGCACGTCCCGCACAGCGCGTCGAAGCGGCGCCGGCCCCTGAAGCGCTGACTGAGCTGCAACAGTTGCTGGGCAAAGCGAGCAAGCCGCTGGTGATTGCCGGTGGCGGCGGCTGGAACGCTGCGGCCGTGGCTGACCTCAAGCGTTTCGTGCAAGCGCAGAACCTGCCGCTGGCGGCCTCGTTCCGTTGCCAAGACTTGTTCGACAACACCGACCCGCACTATGCCGGTGACCTCGGTCTGGCCGCTGGGCCCGTGCTGGTCGATGCGGTGAAACAGTCCGACCTGCTGATCGTAGTCGGTGCCCGCCTGGGCGAGATGACTACCGGCGGTTACGCGCTGGTAGATATCCCGACGCCCAAACAGGCACTGGTGCATGTGCACGCCAGCGCCGAGGAGATCGGCCGTGTGTACCAGCCGACCCTGGGCATCAACGCCGGCCCCGCCAGCTTCCTGTCGCAGGCAGCAGCACTGCCGGCTGTAAAGCCTGAAGCCTTCGCCGACTGGACCGCGAGCCTGAACAGCGGCTATCGCGGCAACTTCGAAACCCCGCGCTCGCCCGGCGATGTGCAGATGAGCGAAGTGATCGCCTGGCTGAACAAGACCCTGCCCGCCGACAGCATCCTCACCTGCGGCGCCGGCAACTACACCGGCTGGGTGCACCGTGGTTACCAGCATCGCGCCTTCCGCACGCTGCTGGGGCCAACCAACGGTTCGATGGGGTACGGCGTGCCGGCGGCGGTGGCGGCCAAGCTCACCTATCCGCAGCGTACCGTGGTGGCGTTCGCCGGTGATGGCTGCTTCATGATGAATGGCCAGGAGCTGGCCACGGCGATGCACTACGATGCCCGGCTGATCACCATCGTGGTCAACAACGGCATGTACGGCACCATCCGCATGCACCAGGAGCGCAGCTACCCGGGCCGGGTCTCCGGCACCGAGCTGCACAACCCGGACTTCGCCGCACTGGCTCGTGCCTACGGCCTGCATGGCGAGACGGTGACGCGCACCGAAGACTTCGCCGCCGCCTTCGAGCGCTGCCAGGCGTCGGGCAAGCCGGCGCTGATCGAAGTGCAGGTCGACCCCGAAGCCCTGACCCCGCGTATGACCCTCAGCCAGATCCGCGACAAGGCCCTGCAAGCCAAGCGCTGA
- a CDS encoding NAD-dependent succinate-semialdehyde dehydrogenase has translation MKLADHDLLREVCYIDGKWLAADSGRHIEVTNPATGQLLGTVPRMGADETRRAIAAAERALPAWRALAAKERAARLQAWFRLILEHQEDLARIMTAEQGKPLAESRGEIAFAAAYVEFYAEEGKRIYGDVIPSPAADRRLIVTKEPIGVCAAITPWNFPAAMITRKAAPALAAGCTLVLKPASQTPFSALALCVLAERAGIPAGVLSVVTGDSAAIGGELTASPTVRKLSFTGSTPIGIQLLQQSAATVKKVTMELGGNAPFIVFDDADLEKAVEGALIAKFRNSGQTCVCANRFYVQNGIYERFVARFAERVNELVVGHGDEPGTQVGPMIDGRAAAGVERLVGEAVEAGARVVTGGRRHALGEAFFEPTLLADVTPDMRVAREEIFGPVAPMFRFRVEEEVIAHANDTEFGLACYVYTRDVGRVWRVSEALEYGMVGVNVGVVATEVAPFGGVKASGLGREGSRYGIEDYLEIKYVCLGL, from the coding sequence ATGAAACTTGCCGATCACGACCTGCTGCGTGAAGTTTGCTATATCGACGGAAAATGGCTGGCGGCCGACAGCGGTCGCCACATCGAGGTGACCAACCCGGCCACCGGGCAATTGCTCGGTACGGTGCCACGCATGGGCGCGGACGAGACCCGCCGCGCCATTGCCGCCGCCGAGCGTGCCTTGCCGGCCTGGCGTGCCCTGGCCGCCAAGGAACGTGCCGCGCGGCTACAGGCCTGGTTCAGGCTGATCCTCGAGCACCAGGAGGACCTGGCGCGGATCATGACCGCCGAGCAGGGCAAGCCGCTGGCTGAGTCCCGTGGCGAAATCGCCTTTGCCGCCGCCTATGTTGAGTTCTATGCCGAAGAAGGCAAGCGCATCTACGGCGATGTCATTCCCTCACCGGCCGCCGACCGCCGCCTGATCGTCACCAAGGAGCCGATAGGCGTCTGCGCGGCGATCACCCCGTGGAACTTCCCGGCGGCGATGATCACCCGTAAGGCCGCGCCAGCGCTGGCCGCTGGCTGTACCCTGGTGCTCAAGCCAGCCTCGCAGACGCCGTTCAGTGCCTTGGCGCTGTGCGTGCTGGCCGAGCGTGCCGGCATTCCTGCCGGGGTGCTCAGCGTGGTCACGGGTGACTCGGCGGCCATTGGCGGTGAGCTGACCGCCAGCCCGACCGTGCGCAAGCTGTCATTCACCGGTTCCACGCCAATCGGCATCCAGCTGCTGCAGCAGTCGGCGGCGACGGTGAAGAAGGTGACCATGGAGCTAGGCGGTAACGCACCTTTTATCGTGTTCGACGATGCCGACCTTGAGAAGGCGGTGGAAGGTGCGCTGATCGCCAAATTCCGCAACAGCGGACAGACCTGCGTGTGCGCCAACCGGTTCTACGTGCAGAACGGTATCTACGAGCGCTTCGTGGCGCGCTTTGCCGAGCGGGTGAATGAACTGGTGGTGGGGCATGGCGATGAGCCGGGCACACAGGTCGGGCCGATGATCGACGGGCGTGCTGCGGCGGGTGTCGAGCGTCTGGTGGGCGAGGCCGTGGAAGCGGGCGCCCGTGTTGTCACAGGTGGGCGTCGACATGCCCTGGGCGAAGCGTTCTTCGAACCGACTTTGCTGGCGGACGTGACGCCGGACATGCGCGTGGCGCGCGAGGAGATCTTCGGGCCGGTGGCGCCGATGTTCCGCTTCAGGGTCGAGGAAGAGGTCATTGCCCACGCCAACGACACCGAGTTCGGGTTGGCCTGCTATGTGTACACCCGGGATGTCGGGCGCGTGTGGCGAGTGTCCGAGGCGCTGGAATATGGGATGGTCGGGGTCAACGTCGGCGTGGTGGCGACCGAGGTGGCGCCGTTTGGTGGGGTGAAGGCTTCGGGGTTGGGCAGGGAAGGGTCGCGCTACGGGATCGAGGATTACCTTGAGATCAAGTATGTCTGCTTAGGGCTGTAG